DNA sequence from the Centroberyx gerrardi isolate f3 chromosome 22, fCenGer3.hap1.cur.20231027, whole genome shotgun sequence genome:
AAAACTGTGGAATGAACgcgacttgttaacaccaaattatgtTTTGGTGGCAcataaagttttaaaatgacATATTCCAAGCACAAAACGGTTACGTAGGGGAGACATgactgtaaacaggaagtagtgtcacattgaagtagcatggtggaaagtaagggctTTGTGGTCAGGGTGGTGGATGAGCGTATGCATTTGCTTTTAATGCCAACAACctgagttcaattcccagcatTTAAGAAGGACATTTCTACTGTCGCATTTTCCTTTTTAGCAAATATTTTTCTTAtctaaccatgaccaaaccctttctctaaccttaaccaagttgttttagttgacataaccttaacccaaaccttaatgTTCACTAGCTAGCGAGCATTCTTTGCTAGCACATGGCATGGACAACTCAAATTGCGTCATGCAACTTGCAATCAAGTCAATGAAGTTAGACAACTTATGGATAAAAAGAATACCAAAAGTGCAGATTTTCTCGTCCTATTTTCTGATTTCTTTGAAATCTGTTGATGCTGGTGCAGGGAAAAGAACACCGCCGACTGGCGGTACTGCAGCCGGCAAAAGAACGTGCACGTGCAATGTGCTTCCTCAAacttcattcttcttcttctttagcgTTTTATGGCAGTTGGTTCCTCATACCAAAGTCTCTGCTCAAACAGTTTGAGCAATAgcaatttaaattatttttgcaCAATATCCTACTTCTGACATTTTATTAAGTCATTATTCTAAGCATTTTTAGATATACAATAATTTCTAACTTAACTTTCTCTGGGCTAAAAGTCAGGTATATGTAACCAAACCAAGGCAGATTCTGGggtatatgacaaaaataaatcattatcttgtacatatggacttctctggtgcatatttttgatatttacagatatttattcattaatgtatttactgcttggtctaaaacagGTCTATACATATAGCCAAAATGATCCATTAAAGCATAGAAACAATGTTGAAATCACGCCTAGTGCTCAGTGGGATCTTTTCTTTACCAGTCCATAATAATTGTACATTTGTCCTGCCGTGTTACAGATCAGGAGGCACTAGAGAGCCCGGTGGACAGGAAGTCAGGGGTGatgaaggaggatgaggaggaggctgtTGTCCCAGAGCATCTGGAGGAAGACCAGCTGAAGAAACCTCGCAGGAAAGACACACCCGTCCTCAACTCCCCTCCACATATAccaggtcaacacacacacactggcaagCATAAACCACAGTGTCATATATGGTTTCAATCCACAATCAAACACATTTACTCGTGCACGCTAAATTGgaagtgtatgtttgtgtgtggtggtcTCCAAGACAAAAAGGCCTCTTCATTCAAACGTCAATGAGAAATTATAATCCTTCTTTTAAAGCTGTTTTAAGCTAAAAATGTGTGGTTTTCCTTCCTTTTAGGAGTGAGAatgatgaagggagagaagcagatgaTCCACTTAGAGGATGATGAGAAGGATGTAAAGGATTAGAGGATTCAAAGCCTTTAGTCAAcgttgcttttctctgttttcatgaATGTTTTATCTGCACAAGTTCATTAAATGTCTCTTTGAACAAATGGGTTTCACAGTGTTTCTGTTGCAAATTTCCCACTCTCATTCTATTGGGACAAAGAATAAAGTGAGAAATAGTTTTATGACAGAAGGCAATTGTTTTAGTTCATGGGTGACACTTGATTCACAATTAGTTGCACAAactgaaatgtaaaaactgCTAGACAGGTCATACAGTAGTGAGGACAGCGTTAAGGCATAGCATGACTACATGACATACTCCAGAAATGTACAATTACACCATTTTCAACATGGATGTACACACAAAGCATGAAACACGGGACACTATTCAATGTTAATATGACAATATTACATATGACAAGGACTATTCCCATGGTTCACATGGTGGCCATGTTTGATTTACACCATGCTTGGGTTGGGAAAAAACTACCAGATGGAAACAGACAAATTCAAGCAGTGTTTGGactaaaaaaatgtaaatatgcaccgatattattattatgcaccATATTACTTGGTTATAGTGGAGaaatgagcagagctggagaatATCCAAATCAGTCAGGTACCTTATTTTTAGGCCTATCTCCAAACCAATTAGGTCTTTTTATTAACCTTCAACAGCCTTTATCTTTAGTATTAATAATATGCAAACATGATGCTTCATATCCTTTAGCGCTTGACGAAATAGACATTTTTATTGCTTGCTAATGACACTTAATTTTCATCACATTCTATAATTatactgacttttttttctttctcacttttttttgttgctacTTCTTAGTCTGCATGAGAGCATATACTAGTTGCCCtttacaaaatcattttttaaaaattattatctttattattttatttgagcCTTGTTCACAGAGACTTTCTAATTGATAGGGGCATTGGTTTGGGTGagcttgtgttttgttttgcctttgcTTGTCTATATGGCTTTTGACCAATTGTTgttgtgtcttttttctttatttgtgtatttatggaTCTGCTTGTTCTCCACATTAAGCATTGCAGTTGCCCTATTCTAAATAAGATACATCTTTACTTCCAAACTGGATAATGCTTAAAGGATTAAAGATCTTACATATTCATGTCAGGAACCTTGTCCCTAAAATTGGTTTATTTAGAACTTGGGTTGACGATTATAAACCTAATATTATCACACTTTCCGAAACATGGCTTAGCAGTAAAATCACTGTCAATGACATCAAACTCCCACATTATGTGTTGTATAGAGTTGATAGATGTACTAGAGGTGGAGGAGTGGCAATATATGTCTCTTCTAACTTGGTGTCTGAGAGGATTACACCTAAGTTGACCCAATTAATTTTGAGTGTCTTTTTTGTAAAGATAATTCTTCATGAGAATAAATATTTGACTACTGGAATCATATATACCACCTTCTTTCCCCTCTGACTCTTTTAACTGTATCATCTCAACTATTAACTCTATTTCTGTCAGGAATCACTCACGTCATAGCTTAACCATTTGTGCAAATAGAGATGGCAATACAGTTTGACTTGCATGCTCCCTGCTGCAGCATAATGCATAGAATACATAGTAGGCTACATGATAAATAAAATGCAGGGAGCATTGCATTAATCCCCCAACCCCAACATAGAGCCAGACCATACGTCAAGTCACTAGTATGTGTTCGGCCTTCCTGATTCCATTCCATGATTAATTCCAAGAATTAACAAGTTTGCATGTGACACATCCTTCAATGCCCTTCCCATCTATAGTACTGCAGGGCAGGAATTGAGTTTCCTCTACAGGCACATGTCGCTCCCTCTAGTATTTGTCAACAGCCcctacagatacacacaaaggTAAGATACTGCTTACTGTATCCTGGTGCATGCAACATTTTCTACCTGTAGTGACAAAACTATGTGTACGGTGGAGCACCCACCGCTTCCTGGATTACTAGGATATCGACACTTTATCCACTGGATAAAGTTAATTCTCTGATGTATTTGGGTCTGCGGATAGATTCAGAACTATAATTTAGGCCTCACACTGAAGAAAATTGTAGTAAATTTAGTGTTCTTTATCGTTCTAAGACTGCTTTActctagcctgatattcagactgaatggccatttcgttaccactccattattcagcctgagattgcctccttgttagctgttttctgtgtgtgggggttgATTCTCCCAAAACCAATCACGAGTAACTGATGTATTCGGCCGATGATGAACAAATAGTCCCCTCCACAAGTGCACTGATCGGTTCGACTGTTTCTAGAACACaccgttgactagagcaacaccagactctctgaattgctcgacaaaatctgacacgattcaggagtctggaaccaggtgAGCTTTACTCTGaatgttaggaaaaaaaaacttgttgcAGTTATTACTGCCTATTGGACTATGGTGATATTGTCTATCAAAATACCACAAATACACAACTCCAACCTTTTAATGTAGTTTACAATAACATTTGCAGATTTGTTCTAAGATGCCCCTACCAGACTCATCACTGTCTTATGTTTGATGTACTGAACAGGCCTCCTACAGTGTATGGAGACTAAATAGAAGTAACTTTTGTTGTCTATAGAGGTATTGTAAgcacacaatattactgtgtattAATATTATGTTGTGCCTCACTGAGCACTAAGGTGATAGCTTATAATATATGACGTGATATTTGACTATTTGGCAACAGAAAATTATGTAAATTGACCCAGTGCTTCTATTCAATTTTGTTTCCCAAATTATTCTGGTATGTTCAAGTTGGGATAAAAATTTTGGGCAGTAGCCAACTGGTTGTGGTTACATCTGTTTTATATCTGTTTTGAAACCAAGGTGATGCTTGAGTTTCAGTGGTGAAAGTTTACATCCTGCAGAACATTCATTTTTAAGTATTCATTTCAATTACCCCTATTATTTAAAGCATTGTTTAGACATTCAGATcagcttttcttttctgttccaAAAATCAGCATTtatttttaaggtttttaaggTCAAATCTactctattttcccatcttaAAACTAACTGCTCATGCTTTCCATGACCATCCTTATACATTTCTTATGTATGtatgatgtttatttttttctgttttaaattACTACCTGTTGCTGTATGTGGTTGCCTTTTCTGTTTCCCAGTTAATTCATGTGCTGTGTGCATATAAGTAATGATTTTTGTatttgacttcttttttttttttttttactgtacattGTTTTTGCTGTCAGGCACAAACCCTGCATCTTCAAATTTGGTGCCTTTGTGGGTATTCTAAATTGACATTACATTACTGACTGCCtacattagctaatgttatggATCAATATCAATCCAGTTGCTGTAGTTTTTGATTTGgacctccagctctgctcatctcatctctcaacAATATCCAAGGACAATTTTGGCAtatatttcaatttgttttgtccaaagacaggttttcctttatttctatCTAATTCGGTGCCATAACGTATGCCATG
Encoded proteins:
- the ppp1r17 gene encoding protein phosphatase 1 regulatory subunit 17; translated protein: MTTGCMRSTLEPEHRLTTQDSKHYQEALESPVDRKSGVMKEDEEEAVVPEHLEEDQLKKPRRKDTPVLNSPPHIPGVRMMKGEKQMIHLEDDEKDVKD